One segment of Spirochaetota bacterium DNA contains the following:
- the acpS gene encoding holo-ACP synthase, producing MLIGIGIDIVDNERMRRNMKNMRFLKRVFTAGELSYFRAKANAYQSVAASFAAKEAFFKALGTGILSAGLAVRDIGIAREKGGRPYIEASERVLKYIKRTFGASSVRIHISIAHEKAYSVAVAVIESATRR from the coding sequence ATGCTGATCGGCATCGGTATCGACATCGTCGATAATGAGCGGATGCGCCGCAATATGAAGAATATGCGGTTCCTCAAGCGCGTGTTCACGGCGGGGGAGCTTTCGTATTTCCGTGCGAAGGCCAATGCGTATCAGAGCGTTGCCGCATCGTTCGCGGCCAAAGAGGCGTTCTTCAAGGCGCTCGGGACGGGGATACTTTCGGCCGGGCTTGCCGTGCGGGATATCGGGATCGCGCGGGAGAAGGGCGGGCGGCCGTATATCGAAGCGAGCGAACGTGTGCTGAAATACATAAAGAGAACGTTCGGGGCATCGAGCGTACGTATCCATATTTCCATAGCGCACGAAAAGGCGTATTCAGTAGCGGTAGCGGTGATAGAGAGCGCTACACGAAGGTGA
- a CDS encoding cupin domain-containing protein: protein MDAETYTITTIEDEFSCERNVAELLPVLFGKGYTVYGVEHKPNQLVPYHVHPSQEIAIVLRGKMRYIIEEEIVDIGEGEVIHILASAVHATVSIADTGDSHLLITFV from the coding sequence ATGGATGCCGAGACCTATACGATCACGACCATCGAGGATGAATTCTCCTGTGAGCGCAATGTCGCCGAGCTTCTTCCCGTGCTCTTCGGCAAGGGATATACCGTGTACGGCGTCGAGCACAAACCCAATCAGCTTGTCCCCTACCACGTGCACCCGTCGCAGGAGATAGCCATCGTATTACGCGGGAAAATGCGCTATATCATCGAGGAAGAGATAGTCGATATCGGCGAGGGCGAAGTGATACATATACTCGCCTCGGCGGTACATGCCACCGTAAGCATCGCCGATACGGGCGATTCACACCTGCTTATCACCTTCGTGTAG
- a CDS encoding acylphosphatase: MLRANINLSGRVQGVGFRYFIMETAKEMVLDGEVWNNYDGTVAIDVICPNREILEQFLSRVKKGPALSAVTELSITVRPSDPPLKEGFSIRQ, from the coding sequence TTGCTGCGAGCGAATATCAACCTGTCAGGGCGCGTCCAGGGCGTCGGTTTCCGCTATTTCATCATGGAGACAGCCAAGGAAATGGTGCTCGACGGCGAGGTGTGGAACAATTATGACGGTACGGTCGCTATCGATGTGATATGCCCGAACCGTGAGATACTCGAGCAATTCCTCTCGCGTGTGAAGAAGGGGCCGGCGCTTTCCGCGGTGACCGAGTTGAGCATTACCGTGCGCCCGTCCGACCCTCCGCTGAAGGAAGGTTTCTCTATCCGTCAGTAA
- a CDS encoding LysM peptidoglycan-binding domain-containing M23 family metallopeptidase — MFHPSILLLLCTLPLAAASYTVRKGDTLYGIAQKSNISIDTLCRMNRIDVKHYTLKRGMRLAIPDAAKKTSPPKAVVSKPASVPAGSGLFLWPYRGSVVRGYGLSENVMNTGIDIRGNFGDPVMSARAGVVEYVGTMRGYGTVVILKHENDYNSIYAHLSESAVKKGDAVAGNAVIGKLGMSGFTDAPELHFKICVKGKPKNPLTILPKG, encoded by the coding sequence ATGTTCCATCCATCGATACTACTTCTTCTGTGTACGCTGCCCTTGGCCGCCGCTTCCTATACCGTCCGTAAAGGCGATACGCTCTACGGCATCGCCCAGAAGTCGAATATCTCCATCGATACGCTCTGCAGGATGAACCGCATCGATGTGAAGCATTATACGCTGAAACGCGGCATGCGGCTTGCCATTCCCGATGCAGCGAAGAAGACCTCGCCGCCGAAGGCCGTTGTGTCAAAGCCGGCGAGCGTTCCTGCCGGGAGCGGTCTATTCCTCTGGCCGTACCGGGGATCGGTGGTGCGCGGGTATGGGCTTTCGGAGAATGTCATGAACACGGGAATAGACATACGCGGTAATTTCGGCGACCCGGTCATGAGCGCGCGCGCGGGGGTCGTCGAGTACGTCGGCACCATGCGCGGCTACGGCACCGTCGTTATCCTCAAGCACGAGAACGATTATAACTCCATCTACGCGCATCTCTCCGAGTCGGCCGTGAAGAAAGGCGATGCCGTCGCGGGGAATGCCGTCATCGGTAAGCTCGGCATGAGCGGATTTACCGATGCGCCGGAACTGCATTTCAAGATATGCGTCAAGGGGAAGCCGAAGAATCCGCTTACGATACTGCCGAAAGGGTGA
- a CDS encoding beta-ketoacyl-ACP synthase III encodes MMTTRPVRISGVGAYAPEKVLTNADLEKMVDTTDEWITTRTGIRERHIAADDVPSSTLGIEAAKKALAHAGVQASALDMIIVATITPDYIYPATATIVQEAIGAVNAWCYDIEAACSGLIYGITIAEQFIRIGRAERVLVIAPETLSKITDWQDRNTCVLFGDGAGAVVVEAAVDDSRILASYIGGDGKYGDLLFMPGGGSLNPASEKSVAERMHYMKMSGGSVMKAAVGAMEMAVTKAMESAKLTPMDIDLIIPHQANMRIIQSVARFLEVDMAKMYTNLERYGNTSAASIGLALNEAIERGIVRKGSVVALVAFGGGFTWGSTIVRF; translated from the coding sequence ATGATGACAACACGCCCCGTACGCATAAGCGGTGTCGGCGCCTATGCGCCTGAGAAAGTGCTCACCAATGCCGATCTTGAAAAAATGGTCGATACCACCGACGAATGGATAACCACGCGCACCGGCATACGCGAGCGGCATATCGCCGCCGATGATGTTCCCTCCTCAACGCTCGGTATCGAAGCGGCAAAAAAAGCCCTCGCACATGCCGGCGTACAGGCTTCCGCCCTCGACATGATAATAGTCGCGACGATAACCCCGGACTATATCTATCCGGCCACCGCCACCATCGTGCAAGAGGCCATCGGCGCGGTGAACGCGTGGTGCTACGATATCGAGGCGGCCTGCTCGGGGCTCATCTACGGCATCACCATCGCCGAGCAGTTCATACGCATCGGGCGTGCAGAACGCGTGCTCGTCATAGCGCCGGAAACACTCTCGAAGATAACCGACTGGCAGGACCGCAACACCTGCGTGCTCTTCGGGGACGGTGCCGGCGCTGTCGTGGTGGAAGCCGCCGTCGACGACAGCAGGATACTCGCAAGCTATATCGGCGGCGACGGGAAATACGGCGATCTTCTCTTCATGCCGGGCGGCGGATCGCTCAATCCGGCGAGCGAGAAAAGCGTCGCCGAGCGCATGCATTACATGAAGATGAGCGGCGGCTCCGTCATGAAAGCGGCAGTCGGCGCCATGGAAATGGCCGTCACCAAGGCGATGGAATCGGCGAAACTCACGCCAATGGATATCGACCTTATCATCCCGCATCAGGCGAATATGCGCATCATACAATCGGTGGCGCGTTTCCTCGAAGTGGACATGGCGAAGATGTACACGAACCTCGAACGCTACGGCAATACCTCAGCGGCATCCATCGGCCTTGCGCTCAACGAAGCCATCGAGCGGGGCATCGTCAGGAAAGGCTCCGTGGTCGCGCTCGTCGCGTTCGGCGGCGGATTCACTTGGGGATCGACGATAGTACGTTTCTAA
- the plsX gene encoding phosphate acyltransferase PlsX — MKVAIDVASAENPLHEMVHGCIATVNTVPNVHLILVGNGAQIESALAKEKCDASRFTIEHTDSVIGMDESPATAIKEKKNASVMVANRLVAEGKADGCWSPGNTGATLAAALMELGRLSGVYRPAITVPFPQLDKNRFAAFLDLGANADCTPDYLVQFAVMGEAYSKFAWGIEKPRVSLLNIGEEDSKGNVFYKETYEKLKTIPFNFIGNLEPTQIFFDHADVVVADGFTGNIALKAYEGLGKGVMHMIKNGVKRSPVAMLGALLMKNVLKEIKRNMSSDSYGGAPLIGVNGCSMIGHGKSSAAAVRNAVLATIRFVESRVNDHIVENLIRYGCAKGK; from the coding sequence ATGAAAGTCGCAATCGATGTTGCCAGCGCCGAGAACCCGCTTCATGAAATGGTTCATGGCTGCATTGCTACCGTCAATACTGTTCCGAACGTCCACCTTATTCTCGTCGGCAACGGCGCACAGATCGAATCGGCGCTCGCGAAAGAGAAGTGCGATGCCTCGCGTTTCACCATCGAACATACCGACAGCGTCATAGGCATGGATGAATCCCCGGCAACGGCCATCAAGGAAAAGAAGAACGCATCGGTCATGGTGGCCAATCGCCTCGTCGCAGAAGGCAAGGCTGACGGCTGCTGGTCGCCCGGGAACACCGGTGCAACGCTCGCCGCTGCGCTCATGGAATTGGGCCGCCTCTCCGGCGTCTATCGCCCCGCGATAACCGTACCCTTCCCCCAGCTTGATAAGAACCGTTTCGCAGCCTTCCTCGACCTCGGCGCGAACGCCGACTGCACACCGGACTATCTCGTGCAGTTCGCCGTCATGGGCGAGGCCTATTCGAAATTCGCCTGGGGCATAGAAAAACCGCGTGTATCGCTCCTCAATATCGGCGAGGAAGATTCCAAGGGGAACGTGTTCTATAAAGAGACATACGAAAAACTGAAGACGATACCGTTCAATTTCATCGGTAATCTTGAGCCGACGCAGATATTCTTCGATCATGCGGACGTCGTCGTCGCCGACGGCTTTACCGGCAACATCGCGCTCAAAGCGTATGAAGGACTCGGCAAGGGCGTCATGCATATGATAAAAAATGGCGTAAAGCGGTCGCCCGTCGCGATGCTCGGCGCGCTTCTCATGAAGAACGTGCTCAAAGAGATAAAACGCAATATGTCATCCGACTCCTACGGCGGCGCGCCCCTTATCGGTGTGAACGGATGCAGCATGATAGGCCATGGAAAATCGAGCGCTGCCGCAGTACGCAACGCCGTGCTCGCAACGATACGTTTCGTCGAAAGCAGGGTCAACGACCACATCGTCGAGAACCTTATCCGCTACGGCTGCGCAAAAGGGAAATGA
- the rpmF gene encoding 50S ribosomal protein L32, which yields MALPKHRKSKSKTRMQRAVNEKRSISDLSLCPQCGFEKLSHRICPSCGYYKDRVVAAPREKKERPKQS from the coding sequence ATGGCCCTCCCGAAACACCGTAAATCGAAGTCAAAAACGCGGATGCAGCGCGCTGTCAACGAGAAGCGCTCGATATCCGACCTCTCCCTTTGCCCGCAATGCGGCTTTGAGAAGCTCTCTCATCGTATCTGCCCGAGCTGCGGCTACTACAAGGATAGGGTCGTCGCCGCTCCGCGCGAGAAAAAAGAGCGCCCGAAACAATCGTAA
- a CDS encoding DUF1638 domain-containing protein: protein MTEFYDKDVAERLRAHTSGLSKRYHIIACHVLWREFCQVAASSPNTFTFDLLEQGLHNSPDDLRAAVQAAVDRSPPCDAVLLGYGLCSMGIVGIMARTAPVVCVRAHDCITFLLGSKERYQRYFNEHPGTYWYSPGWIDDTPMPGKGRSDAIAAAYAEKYGAENAAYLMEIEQGWMKKYTNAAYVDIGSGDGAAYKEYTKICASYLGWDFDDLAGDASLMKRFVDGAWGDDDFCIVSPGERIVATHDALIIGTEKTP from the coding sequence ATGACCGAATTCTACGATAAAGATGTTGCCGAGCGCCTGCGTGCGCATACAAGCGGCCTTTCCAAGCGATACCACATCATCGCCTGCCATGTGCTCTGGCGCGAGTTCTGCCAGGTGGCCGCTTCCTCACCGAACACATTCACCTTCGATCTGCTCGAGCAGGGTCTGCATAATTCCCCTGACGACCTGCGTGCGGCGGTGCAGGCTGCCGTGGACAGGTCGCCGCCCTGCGATGCAGTGCTCCTCGGTTACGGGCTCTGCTCCATGGGGATAGTCGGCATCATGGCGCGCACCGCCCCCGTCGTCTGTGTCAGGGCGCATGACTGCATCACCTTCCTCCTCGGTTCCAAGGAGCGCTATCAGCGCTATTTCAACGAACACCCGGGCACTTATTGGTATTCACCGGGGTGGATAGATGACACCCCCATGCCGGGAAAGGGGCGGTCGGACGCCATCGCCGCCGCGTACGCGGAAAAATACGGCGCGGAGAATGCCGCGTATCTCATGGAGATAGAGCAGGGATGGATGAAAAAGTACACCAATGCCGCCTATGTCGACATCGGTTCCGGGGATGGCGCCGCCTATAAGGAATACACGAAGATATGCGCGTCCTACCTGGGATGGGACTTCGACGATCTCGCCGGGGATGCCTCGCTCATGAAACGTTTTGTCGACGGTGCATGGGGCGACGACGACTTCTGCATCGTCAGCCCCGGGGAACGTATTGTCGCCACGCACGATGCGCTCATTATCGGGACGGAAAAGACGCCGTAG